The DNA segment atcgTTGATCTTTTAAGTGTgttcagtttttgttgttgtagtgATTGTGGCGATGAATATCCTTGTCCATAAATCTTTCTGCATATCTTCGTCTTTAGCTCTCATTCGTAAGCGCCGGTCACGTTAGAGCATATTTAGAGATGTGACGAGTGGTTCTTAAGTGTTGCTGTGTGCTTTTGTATGCCTGAAGTGCTTctggaaggaaatgagaaatgtagATTGTCGTTAGGGAAGGGAACTGGGTTTTATGAACCTAttcataaaactaaaattttacaaaaatttaaTTGTAAACGTTAAGAGACGTTATCTGTTTTGTTAAACTCAACTTTATTGTTTCATTTCTCAGCATGTTATGGTTTATTAAACAAAGTGTCCTATCATGTCTTACTCTGTCAGCAGGAGACATCTATTTTCTAACCTTACTTTAGCATCATTTGCTGCTCAAAATGAGTCAGGgtattttcatttagttgtttcctCTTATTGCTATAAAAACCAGGTCATGCATTTCCTTTTGTGCCTTTGACCCTAGTGTGGCATTTGTGGCAGTACCACAGTGGTCAGCCTTCTCAACACTGTTGCTGCCAGGCCTGATTTTGAGTGTCAGCTGCTGGGAGGCTCTGTGAGCGCAGGACTCTGTCAGGAGAAGCGTTAGAGAGAGAACTTGAACTTGAATACCGATGACCCTACCAAGTCCTGAGTCTTCTTTCCGAATTTGTTCCCCTCTTCCTGTTTTCACAATAACGCCTTTAAAAAGACTGAGTTTCTTAACCTGACAGTAATGATAATCattttaagaaatactttttCCCTGTAAGTATCACCTTATAGATTAAGACATAATAAAGTAATGCTGAAAATTGTGACGATAGAATTTGGTTGTTTTAAAACACTTGAAAAAGTATTTATAGTACTATTTTCTACCTTCAccgagatttatttttaattcagtgaGGACTCTGTAGAATTTACATCTGGTACATCTGGTATTActcattagcttttttttttttttttaaacgtaaaCTACTGAAGCAGAAAGGATTGATTTTGAAGTATGAGGAAAACAGTATTCTGAATTTTGACACTTTAGTCTGCATTAGTGTTTTTTTACCTATTAAAATTTTAGGAAAGAGCCAAATGATCTTTAATTTTATGTCTCATTTGATTGAATCATTGTCTGTTTTGCTGCTGAAGGGAACAAAAAATAATCTGTATAGTTTCTGTTAAAGCCTGTCAGAATTTTTGTAAGAGCcctttcttaaattcttttaaaaaaaaatatttctctgaaaatCTTTGCCATTTCTCTGTCGGAAAGAGTAGATTTTTAAGACAAATGGGCTCCTGAAGCACGAAGAAGAAATTGAACACCTCTGTACTTGAGCTGTCTCAAGTTCAGCCACAGGGATGTTTGCGCGTTCAATGTCGTCCCCACCGTCTATCCCCAGGTGGCCCCTTGTGTTCTAAGACTCGAATCTAGGGCTAATATTCATAGTAGGTACCCGTTAACCTTCTGTTGAGCTAGGTGATGATTAGTTTGAAGTCTTTATTATGACGTTCTTATTAATTCAGTGGTTgttccttagtaattttcttgGTTGGTTTTTCAGGACTGCAGGAATATGTGGAGGCTGTCTCTTTTCAACACTTCATCAAAACACGATCACTTATCAGTATGGATGAAATTAATAAACAATTGATTTTTTCAACGGAAGACAATGGGAAGGAAAATAAGACTGTAagaatttaaaatcatatttcacATTTATTACATAATTTACATAACAGTATAATGATTGTAGGCGACTTACTGGCTTATGATGCTAAGAATGTTGAGATGGGAAGGTTCTTTCTAAAGTGTGATTTCATAGATTCCCACCTAGGGAAATGgtcctttgaaatattttagttAGTGGCTCAAACAACCGTGGGTATGTTGGGGGGAGACATTACTCTTTACATAAAGCATTATTGAGTAATTACGTAAGTCCACTTTTGGTTTTACTGTGTATTTTACTGTGTGCCCTTTATaagcactatctcatttaatccttttattaACCTTACGCGGTAAGAATTATTACCCTCGTTTTTCAAAAAAGGCCTTTAGGGAGCTTAAGTAACTTACCAAAACCTAGTCAGCTAGTAAGCGTGACAGCTGACTCTGAAACCAGGTGTCTTGAATCCAGAGCCACGTGTGTCCCTGTCCACTCTGCCGGTGTTTGTCACCGCGTGCCCCAGGGACCCCTGTGCCAGGTGTCTACCTCAAAGGAGTGTTTTAAAGGATTTGATTTAAAGGTTTTAAATTAGGTAGTATACAGCACATGCCACATAAGTGCTCAGTAGTTAGTTGTCATTATCAATGTCAGTATCAAGTTGTTATTATATAGTGAGAGATGTTAATTACTGAGTTCATAATGCTTTTATCTGAAATATTACCTAGCTTCTCtaaattaagaaaagagaaactttGGTAGTTcagcttttaaataaatactatttttttcccctgggtttCAAGACACAGTATTCAGGCCATGAGGTAAAATTTTGAATATTTGGTAACCTCCTGAGATACCAGTACACATAACGATACAATTAaacagttttttccctttctttatttttcgtcagtttttctttcattattatttttaaaaaaatcactcagaGTTAGGATAGGTAGGCAGAAAGTGGAAGAAGCTTTGGAAATCATCTTTTCTTGAATGTTAATAAAACGTTAATTTTGAAAAGTGAGACTTAATTTGGCATGACAGATATAAATTACTTCAAGGAAACcatgtattttctcaattttaaaaatcatgtgaaGTTTATTGAGGAAATTCATCTTGAGAAGTAAAATTCCTTCAtatcttttattcatttagtaaAGATTGAATTACAGAAAGAAGTAAGGTAAGCCTGTTTGACCCTGCTTCTTAAATATATCAGGCAAATTACCATGCCTTCCTTTCAAAGTTCTCTCTAATTCAGAATGGAAATATAAAGGCAAAAAGGTAAAGAGAAACTGAGAGTTAAAACACTATTCTGAGGATTTAGGTAGTAAATTATTGTAAGATTAGGGTGTCataatattcatatacatacagttctcaaaatgttaagaccacattcataaataatttttccttttagtgcTAAAGATTCTTCTTGGTGCTGAAAATTCTGGGAATTCAGTAGGGGAAGGTATTTTGCTCTGACATTGAGAGTAGTGTCAaaaccatttaattttttttaactttttattatgaaaaatttcaaatacacaAAAAGGTGGAGAGAATAGTAGCACATGAACATGCATATACCCACTACCTGGATTCAGtaattaacattttgccatatttgcttgaTCTAAATGTTTTTTGCTAAACTACTTTAAGTTATGGATGTCACGATattttacccctaaatacttcaggtCCATCTTGAAAAACTGctttttaagtaattttcttttccctagTTTCTAATACATATTATCGGTAAAGCAGAATTTATTTCCTTGACAATTagttgaaatttgttttttaacacacttttttcttcaaaatcaaCTTCTTAGTTTATAATCAGGGAACTCCTTCTGTCTGATGAGAGAAACAAAGAACATTAATGTTTTCTTAAGCAAAAGTTACTTTTATAAATGACTTATGAAAATGCCGGccgcctccccacctcctctACCCTCACCGCCCACAGTCTGTCCTTTCCAAAAAGATGCCAGTTCTCTTAACAGTTAGTGGAAACAACACATAGCAGGTCAGGATAATTGGGAAGCTGACTTTGGATACTTACCCAGTTCTACCAGTAACTAGCTATGTTACCTACAGTGTTTCTCGGACCTCATTCTTATACCCTACGTTGAGAAGGTTGGAGCAGATGGTCTCTGAAGAGTCCAACAGCGTTAGGATTCATGTACTGGATACAAAGCAACCAGATTCATCTTAATCAAACCTAAATCTGACTCTGTCATTTCCTTGCTTAATTCTCAACGACTCTGTTACCTATAGGTAAAGTTCTAATTTCTTAATGTGACTTTCTCCCCTTGCTCTATCTTTCTACACTCATCCTGTACTACTTCTTACTTTAAATTTTACTCCAAAGAAATACCTCACTAGTTCCTCAGATATACAGCTCGATTCTCACCTGCACGCCTTTGCAGTTCCCTCTGCCTAAAATGTCCTCCAATATAATTGCACCCCACCTAGCTAAGTCTCATACAGACTTTTAATAACAATTTAGACGTTGCCTCTTTTAGACAGAATCTAATAGAGAGAGAAATGGGTGTGGAGAGAGGAGACTGacgtggtgatggtgatggtgatagcagctaacatttattatttactttgtgTTGGGCATTATGCCAAGAACTTGGTAAATGTTATCCTTAAAATAAAcctctgaggtaggtactgttatcccattttacagatgaggaaactgaggtttagagagatgaaataacttgcccaagggcatACACCTtatgaagcaaggtcctggaagaGGTGGGAGGAGATGGGTCAAGGTCATTTGGAAGAGTTAACCTCAAACAAGAGGAGGGACCACTCATCATCTGAGACTGGAGGATAGAAGGTAAAGATGGATGTGGACATAAataagcttttttgtttttttttagggtTAAGGTAATTGAGAGAGCTTGTGCCAGGTGGTCTGGCAGATAACCAGGCCAGTGAAAGTAGGCAAGGTTGTTTACTGAGAGTGAAGAGGTTTGGGATTGAGTAAGGGCTGAGGAGGAGAGTGGTGAAGGTTTGGAGTAGTGTTTGAAGAGACTGGAGACAACCATCTAAGAAATAAGCAGAAGGACTGGTGAGTAATTTGTAGTGGTACAAACGCTATACAGTTGTGAGTGTTAATATTTTTTAGCCCAGTGGTACTCAGCCACTTGAATAAAGCACTATcaagagtagatttttttttttttaatttatttatttttggctgtgttgggtcttcgtttctgtgtgagggctttctctagttgtggcaagcgggggccgctcttcatcgcggtgcgcgggcctctcactgtcgcggcctctcttgttgcggagcacaggctccagacgcgcaggctcagtagttgtggctcacgggcttagttgctccgcggcatgtgggatcttcccggaccagggctcgaacccgtgtcccctgcatcgacaggcagactctcaaccactgcgccaccagggaagcccaagagtagATTTTTAATACTGATTTAGGGTTGTGTTTTTGCTGGGCAGGTGCAGTAGAAAAATGGGAGCCTAAAGGAACTGAGGCGGGTGTAGCGAGAGAGTAATAAATCCTGATGGTTAGTGCCGAGGGGGATAGAAGAGAGGCCAGAAAGGGACTAAGTGATTGAGGAAAACATGACTGGATCCTAAACCTGGAGGGCTTTATGATTTGTCGTTTAAATAAGTAAGTCATTGTCTTGCAGTAAAGTCAGTAGGCCTTGTTTAAGAATGTTTTGATTTTATCTCTTATGTCAAGTGCAGTTGGAAATGGTTGATTTTATAATGATACAATATTAGATGTCAAAATTATCTTGAAATCATAAGTTCAACTCCCTACTGAGGGCATGAATTCGTCTTGTAACGTCTCGAGTGGTCATTTAACAAAACTCATCATTTTATTTAGAGAAGATTAGTATGATTGACCTGCTGTTGATTTTGTTCCTTATATGTGATACATGCATAGTCACTCTTTTTCACGGTGtaatttctttgtgtgtgtgtgttcttttgtttggtgttttttttttttttttttttaccagcccTCTTCTGATGCACAGGATAAGCAATGCGGTACCTGGAGACTGAAAATCACGCCTGTTGATTACCTTCTGGGAGTGGCTGATTTAACTGGAGAGTTGATGCGAATGTGTATTAACAGTGTCGGGAATGGGGACATTGACACCCCCTTTGAAGTGAGCCAGTTTTTACGTCAGGTTTATGATGGGTTTTCATTCATTGGCAATACTGGACCTTATGAGGTTTCTAAGAAGCTGTATACCTTGAAACAAAGTCTGGCCAAAGTGGAGAATGCTTGTTATGCCTTGAAAGTCAGAGGTTCAGAAATTCCAAAACATATGCTGGCAGATGTCTTTTCAGTTAAAACAGAAATGATTGATCAAGAAGAGGGCATTTCTTAGAGTAACATTACTCAGTTTTCTTTCTCGTAAGAACTCCTAAGAGAGACCAATTTGTAAGACTGTTATTTAGTATATCATTTGACTTTATTGTGGCTTTAGAAATGGTTTTAGTTGTACTTGTTTTAAATTGTATACAGGCTGTACATAAAATTACCGAAACGAATCATTTCTTATATCTTACTCGTGAAAATTTGCATACAGATGTTTGCTTATATGCCTGTTTGACTTTTTGCTGGCTAAACCTCATCATTTATCTTTGTAAATGTGAACATGCTTCAGAGTGCACTTTCTGCCGTACCTGTTTTAATTTAGTGTGTGTGAATTTTGGAGTGGTAATATTTAGTGGAAGACATTTATAGTTTAagttggtgatttttttaaaatacatatttagttAGACATCTGGACTTGAGCTTCCTGTTTAAATTTCTTGATAATATTGTGCCAAGCCTCCAAAATAGGCTTAATCCATAGACCAAGAATTTAAAATCACATTGCCAGTATACTTTATGAGGTATTGTAGTGAGAATTCATGTTATATTCTGGCTAATTTTAGGTCATTTTGAATCCATATGAAACAGCCTTTCAGAAAAATTGACAGGTACCCAGATGTTAGTttctacatttaatttttgtCCTTTATCACAGAAAGTCTGATAGAGAATTGGCACTAACATTGTAATATTGTCACTGATGTTTGGGTTGAATTATATACTTGCACATACAACTGAAAAGGTAGTGATTATTTagcagtttttgttgttgttgtcattatatTTCATTAGGCATGTTTGGAGGCTTTCCTGTTCTAACATCTATCAGAAATTACATCTGAATAATTATAATGAAGTTttgaaaattctgaaatattaaGTTAATCCAAATCTTTATAGTTGTCCAGTTGTGTTAATGCATAGTATGAAAAGTTGCCAAAGAAGATTTATCACGTACAATTCAGCAATAAGGCAGTTGTCAACACAGTTGGGAATAGCAAGTAGTATCACTAGTAGTAGAAGTAGTCTCACTAGTAATATTTAGAATTGGAATTTGCCTACTGAAATTAGTTATTTTAGGAATATTAGGAATTAGTTATATTAGGAATTTGCCTACTGAAAATAGTTATACCATTCACTGTGGCGTGAAACTGACTTGAGCATGGCACTGTTGGCTGACAACTAGACATTTCCATTTGGTTTTGTGAGTTTTGAGAATCTAGATActggattttatttttggaaagattAGCAGCTCTGTTTGCAAGGGCTTATTCTTGGAAAGGGTAATTTTCCAAAAATGATCacctaaaggaaaataaaatatatacatgccTAATAgattaggtttgtttgtttgttttggtggcaGTAAGTTTTTTCTGTTTCCCTACTCGAAGATATACAGctgaaatatagttttattacatatttttgtttcctctgccaCTTGAAGTTAAATTTATAATGTTAAAAGTAAAGTAATAATGGATTGATGAATGTCTTACAGATGTTTAAAACTGAActctttgaataaaatattaaaatacaaaagttaagcttattttttggtcaattgagaaatagttaatcaaaCTGTTACAGACTTTTTAGCCTAAACAGGAAACGTGATACAGACTCGCTTAATGTGTAGATTTATGATTTCTTAAAATGGGTCCAGAAGTAGGGAGAGTTTCAGGAAAGACATCTTTTCACATCTCATTGACCTAGACTGGGTAACTTTCCAATCCCTCAAAACCAGCTAGTGGAAAGGAGGATGAGATCACCTCGATAGATCAAGGTGCCCTTTATCTGAGAGAAGAGTGAACACAAGAAACCGAATTAAGGTGTTGCCATCTTAGGGGAAGGGGAAATGGCCTTTAGGTCCGCAGTCAGCAGTATCTGCTCCAGGTGGATTTGGTTCTGGGCCTATTGATACATTTCTACATTGCATGTTATACTAATACAGTGGGTGTTAGACCAGGATGGTAGAGGATCTCTAAATATATCTTGAATGTCTCAGTTTTAAAATGGTTGCTCTGATATCATCACCTGTGGTgatgtttttcatctttattaaaaagaaactggTTCTAGGTAACATGGCAAGTTCCTgagaaattctaaaataaaattggtttatttccttcataAGTAATTGCTGCATGTATGAAATCAGTGGTTTTTTTCCACCATACACATTGCAGAGCCCTAGGGCTTTTTGAAGGTGCTCAAAGAAAGGTGTTATTTAAATGAGGGATTGGTGGAATGGATTTAAAAACTTAATCCAAACTCTTTGCTGTCTGCAAAAGACTCACTTTAGATTCAGAGACATAAATAGattaaaagaatgggaaaagacattccatgcaaacagtaaccaaGAGAGCTAAACAAATAGACATCAAGacctctttttcttttggctggaGACAAAGAACATGTAATGGTAAAAGGCTCAATCCATTGAGAAATGCATAGcaattacaaatatatgtatattgatatataaaacaacagagccccaaaatacatgaagcaaaatctgagataactgaagggagaaatagacaattcagtAGTAATAGTTGGATAATTTAATACCCGACTTCCTATAATGGATGGAAGAACAAGACAGATCAGCaaggaaatagaggacttgaacaacactatcaaccaattAGACCTAGCACCCATGTACAGAAAACTCATCCCAACAAGAGAAgatatatttttctcaagtgtgtGTGGAACATTATCCACACAATGTCAGGCCACAGAACAAATCTCAATGCAATTAAAAAGATTGAAgttatacaaagtatgttctctgaccacaatggaatgaagctAGAAATTAATACTAGAAGTAATTTGGGAAGATAAATGAAGCAACATACCCCTAAATAAACAGTGGGTCAAAGATGAAATcacagggaaattagaaaatatttggagaagaaTGAAAAAGACACAGTATACAACTTATGGTGTTCAGCcaaagcagtgctcagagggaactttatagctttaaatccctgcatttaaaaagaatggtatcaaatcaataacctaaacttctgtcttaagaaacaagaaaaagaatagcaaACCAAAccacaaagcaagcagaagaaaggaaataaagattagagcagacataaatgaaacagggaatagaaaaacaatagagaatatCAGACAGTGGAGAATatcagttggttctttgaaaagatgaacaagatTAACAAAACCTTTGGCTAAACTGATCAAGGAAAAGATGACTCAAATTACTGAGATCCGGAGTTAAAGAGGATACATTACCACTAACCTTACAGAAACAAAGTTTATAAGGGAacactatgaacaattgtattcTAAAATTACATAACctagataaatggacaaattcctaggaaCTCACAAAACTGACTCAGGAAGACACTGAAAATCTAAATAGAACTATAGCAAAGGGATAAAGTTACTAATAAAACTCCCAgtgaagaaaagcccaggaccaaatggcttcactgttaaattctaccaaacatataaatattaacaCCAGTCCTCAAGTTCTTTCCAAAAAAGTAGGGAATAGtttctcattttatgaggccagtatcattgtcataccaaagccagacagaaCTACAGACCAGTGTCCttcatgaatacagatgcaaaaatcctcaacaatatactagGAAACCAAATTCAGtcacaaataaaaaatgattgtacaccATGACCAACACCATGGAATTtcatctcaggaatgcaaggttggttcaatatgaaaatcaaatgtaatacaccatattaatagcatgaagaggaaaaaaacatggtTTAtctcaatagaaacagaaaagtcacttgacaaaatccaacaccctttcgtGACATAAACACTCAAACTCAGTAGAAGCGAAATTTCTCATCCTGGTAAAGGGCATTCGAAAAGCACACAACAttgtacttaatggtgaaagaacggaaagctttccctctaagatcaggaacaagacaaggatgtccaacattgtactggaggttccaGCTAaggcaattaagcaagaaaaagaaacagagggcctccagattggaaagaaagatgtaaaactgtctctatttggagataacatgatcttatatgtagaaaacctctataaagaaccctcaaaaccccccccccaaaaaaaaaacccaaactattagtactaattaatgaattaagcaaggttgcaggatacaagatcatacataaaaatcagttgtgtttctctaCACTagcaattaaaaatcaaaatcaaggCAATAATTGTATTTACAGTAGcattacaaagaatgaaatatacagaaataaacttaCCCTAAGAAGTGCAAATTGTACACTGAAAGCTATAAAATGTTGCAGAAGAAAAAggcatcctgtgttcatggaatcatagatttaatattgttaagagaGCAATACTCTGCAAATTGATCTGTAGgctcagtgcaatccttatcaaaattgcAACTTCACTTTGTAGAAATGAAGACTGATCGtaaaattcatttgaaaattCAAAGGGCGCAGAATAGACAACACAATCTTTGAAACGAAGAACAAGGTTGAAGGACtcacatttttttatttcaaatcgtatgacaaagatacagtaatcaagatagtgtacTGTCATAAGAATAGATATGTAGATCAatgcaataaaattcaaattctagAAAGAAACCCATAGGTCTATGGTGAgttgactttttttaaattaaagattttatttttctagagcaGTTTTAACTTCACAgtaaaattaagaggaaggtgCAGATATTTTCCTTACATCCCCTGTTCCACATGCACATCTTCTATTATTAAcattccccaccagagtggtgcatttgttacaatggaTGAAACTACATTGACATGTCATAATtgcccaaagtccatagtttacattacagttcacttttggtgctgtacattctgtgggtttggacaggtcaattgatttttgacaaaggtgccaagaccattcaatggggaaagaatagtcttgaacaaatggtgctgggacagctgAGTGTccacatgaaaagaatgaagttagaccctttagatcatatacaaaaattaatttaaaatggagCGAAGACAAAtatgagctaaaactataaaatcctTAGAAACAGATGTACATTTTCTTGACCATAGAttaggcagtggtttcttaggtatgacatcaaaagcacatgcatccaaagaaaaaaataaaaatgaaacttccatcaaaattaaaaacttttgtgcatcaaaggacactatcaagaaagtgaaaaggcaacccaccgaataggagaaaatatttgcagatcataATCTGATAATGATACAATGATAATAGATAtatgtatctaaaatataaaaggaactcTTCTTACAACTTAACAGTAAAGAGACAACCCAATTTAACAgtaggcaaaggatttgaatagacagttTTGTAAAAATGACAcgcaaatgaccaataagcacacgaaaagatgttaAACagcattagccattagggaaatgcaaatcaaaatcacgaaGTACCACTCTACACccactatatatataaattttatatctatatcttttatataataaaagagagaaagaaggaaaggaaggaaggaagaagagggagggagggagagaaaaagaaaaacagaaggagAGGGAGACTCGTGCATGAATGTTTCcaacaacattatttataatagccaaaaagtggaaacaacgcaaatgtccatcagctgatgaatggataaacaaggtgtGTTATACCcctgcaatgaaatattattcggccataaaaaattaaatgctggTACTTGCATCATGGATGAGCCTAGaaaactatgctaagtgaaagaaactagatACAGAAGGCCGCATATTGTATTATGTATTGATATGAAATATTGGTGGCATTGGGGTGCTTGAGGGGTTTGGAGTGACAATGTGGGGTTTCTTgatgaggtgatggaaatgttctggaattagtgggaCTGtgcaaccttgtgaatatactaaaacccactgaattgtgcactttaagaTGGTGAACTTCAtgttatgtgaattgtatctctaTAATAAtactttaatgttttttaaaaagtggatttaTTGTTTCCTTGAAATTTTGCTTGAAATTGTGTGGTATTTTGCTTAtgggaagactttttttttaattattcagttTCTTGAATTGTGTAGGGCTATACAAGTTTTTCATCATTTCTTAATGGcaaattttgataaattacaTATTTCACAGGATTAGtccattttgtcttcat comes from the Balaenoptera ricei isolate mBalRic1 chromosome 16, mBalRic1.hap2, whole genome shotgun sequence genome and includes:
- the TSNAX gene encoding translin-associated protein X, which gives rise to MSSKEGSGGFRKRKHDNFPHNQRREGKDVNSSSPVMLAFKSFQQELDARHDKYERLVKLSRDITVESKRTIFLLHRITSAPDMEEILTESEIKLDGVRQKILQVAQELSGEDMHQFHRAITTGLQEYVEAVSFQHFIKTRSLISMDEINKQLIFSTEDNGKENKTPSSDAQDKQCGTWRLKITPVDYLLGVADLTGELMRMCINSVGNGDIDTPFEVSQFLRQVYDGFSFIGNTGPYEVSKKLYTLKQSLAKVENACYALKVRGSEIPKHMLADVFSVKTEMIDQEEGIS